One window of Futiania mangrovi genomic DNA carries:
- a CDS encoding methyltransferase domain-containing protein, with product MHLDVIDLMAFYRTPLGLIARAQLRRKVRGMWPRVKGESVLGLGFATPLLRPFRDEAVRVMALMPAAQGVFHWPPEGRNCTALVEETRLPLHDASVERVLLLHAVETADQAPALLSEVWRVLTAGGEAIIIVPNRRGLWARAETTPFGYGRPFSRGQLDRLLRDAQLAVEAWDTILYVPPTRLRMVLRSAAAWEGAGQRLWPAFGGLHVVRVTKQVYARRPRGTPATARRPVIAIPGLAAPQPMPTPRSAAGEEEDGLFAREVHMAPR from the coding sequence ATGCATCTCGACGTCATCGACCTCATGGCGTTCTACCGGACGCCGCTTGGCCTGATCGCCCGTGCGCAACTTCGGCGCAAGGTGCGCGGGATGTGGCCGCGCGTGAAGGGCGAGTCGGTGCTGGGCCTCGGGTTTGCGACCCCGCTGCTGCGTCCCTTCCGAGACGAAGCGGTGCGGGTGATGGCGCTGATGCCGGCGGCGCAGGGCGTCTTCCACTGGCCGCCCGAGGGGCGCAACTGCACGGCGCTGGTGGAGGAGACGCGGCTTCCCCTGCACGATGCGAGCGTCGAGCGGGTGCTGCTTCTGCACGCGGTCGAGACGGCGGACCAGGCGCCCGCGCTGCTGTCGGAGGTTTGGCGCGTGCTGACCGCGGGCGGCGAGGCCATCATCATCGTGCCGAACCGCCGGGGGCTCTGGGCGCGGGCGGAGACGACGCCCTTCGGCTATGGCCGCCCGTTCAGCCGCGGGCAGCTCGACCGGCTGTTGCGCGATGCCCAGCTTGCGGTCGAGGCGTGGGACACGATCCTGTACGTGCCGCCTACGCGGTTGCGCATGGTGCTGCGGTCTGCGGCGGCGTGGGAAGGCGCGGGCCAGCGCCTCTGGCCCGCGTTCGGGGGGCTGCATGTCGTCCGCGTGACCAAGCAGGTCTATGCCCGCCGGCCGCGCGGCACGCCGGCGACCGCGCGCCGCCCGGTGATCGCGATTCCCGGGCTCGCCGCGCCGCAGCCCATGCCCACGCCCCGTTCAGCGGCGGGTGAGGAGGAAGATGGCCTGTTCGCCCGTGAGGTTCACATGGCCCCGCGGTGA
- a CDS encoding cupin domain-containing protein yields the protein MRDLTAREVVALLGLEPHPEGGHYRETWRATAAGGARAAGTAIYYLLEAGEVSRWHRVDAAEVWHWYAGAPLVLTISENGQDAAAHHLGPGLATGQRPQIVVPPHAWQTAESLGRWTLVGCTVSPGFEFSGFEMAPEDWFPRPRQPGG from the coding sequence ATGCGGGACCTGACCGCGCGGGAGGTGGTCGCGCTGCTCGGCCTTGAGCCGCACCCGGAGGGCGGGCACTACCGCGAGACGTGGCGCGCCACGGCGGCCGGGGGAGCGCGCGCCGCGGGGACGGCGATCTATTACCTGCTGGAAGCGGGCGAGGTCAGCCGCTGGCACCGGGTGGACGCCGCCGAGGTCTGGCACTGGTACGCGGGCGCGCCGCTCGTCCTCACGATCTCGGAAAACGGCCAGGACGCGGCGGCACATCATCTGGGGCCGGGCCTCGCCACGGGGCAACGTCCGCAGATCGTGGTTCCGCCGCACGCCTGGCAGACGGCGGAGAGCCTGGGGCGCTGGACGCTCGTCGGATGCACGGTTTCGCCGGGGTTCGAGTTTTCGGGCTTCGAGATGGCGCCCGAGGACTGGTTTCCGCGCCCGCGTCAGCCGGGCGGCTGA
- the metW gene encoding methionine biosynthesis protein MetW: MSGIVHRSERHDFRIISGMVSAGARVLDIGCGDGLLLDLLRREKQVRGRGIEIDQDEVGSAVARGLSVIQGDAEVYIADYPDGAFDYVILSQALQAMTDPRRMLEEMLRVGTRAIVSFPNFGYWKVRLHLLFKGTMPMTEALDEPWYATDNIHLCTIRDFVGLCDEMGVRIETAYTLNTRGRPRLTRSPRGHVNLTGEQAIFLLTRR; the protein is encoded by the coding sequence GTGAGCGGGATCGTCCATCGCAGCGAGCGGCACGACTTCCGCATCATCTCCGGCATGGTGAGCGCGGGCGCGCGCGTGCTCGACATCGGCTGCGGCGACGGGCTGCTGCTCGACCTGCTGCGCCGGGAGAAGCAGGTGCGCGGGCGCGGCATCGAGATCGACCAGGACGAGGTGGGGTCAGCCGTGGCGCGGGGGCTGTCGGTCATCCAGGGCGACGCCGAGGTCTATATCGCCGACTATCCCGACGGCGCCTTCGACTACGTCATCCTAAGCCAGGCGCTGCAGGCCATGACCGATCCGCGGCGCATGCTGGAGGAGATGCTGCGCGTGGGCACCCGCGCCATCGTCTCCTTCCCCAATTTCGGTTACTGGAAGGTGCGGCTGCATCTGCTCTTCAAGGGCACGATGCCGATGACCGAGGCGCTGGACGAGCCTTGGTACGCGACCGACAACATCCACCTCTGCACCATCCGTGACTTCGTGGGCCTGTGCGACGAGATGGGCGTGCGGATCGAAACCGCCTACACGCTGAACACGCGCGGCCGTCCTCGGCTGACGCGCTCACCGCGGGGCCATGTGAACCTCACGGGCGAACAGGCCATCTTCCTCCTCACCCGCCGCTGA
- the hisC gene encoding histidinol-phosphate transaminase, producing the protein MTDGGSAGAGRAPAARPGVMEISAYVGGASGAAGAARTVKLSSNECAWGPSPKAVEAFEAASKKLYRYPDGGAADLRAAIARRFGLDASRIVCGAGSDEIISLLCQAYLAPGDEALYSAHGFLMYRISTLAAGGVPVTAPETDLHADVDALLAKVTDRTRIVFLANPNNPTGTYLPAAEVRRLHAGLRPDILLVLDAAYAEFVRRNDYEAGIEMVATSENVVMTRTFSKLYGLAGLRVGWAYCPEGVADVLNRVRGPFNVNLPAQAAAVAALADTGWADKVATETIRLRGLAAERLAALGLTVTPSEGNFLLVHFPVTAGRTAQDADAFLQREGVIVRRMEGYGLPGALRISIGTEEETAACLDAVARFVEGWGG; encoded by the coding sequence ATGACGGATGGCGGTTCGGCCGGCGCGGGGCGCGCCCCCGCAGCCCGGCCCGGCGTGATGGAGATCAGCGCCTATGTGGGCGGCGCAAGCGGCGCGGCGGGGGCCGCGCGCACGGTAAAGCTCTCCTCCAACGAATGCGCCTGGGGGCCAAGCCCGAAGGCGGTCGAGGCTTTCGAGGCGGCCTCGAAGAAGCTCTACCGCTATCCGGACGGCGGCGCGGCAGACCTGCGCGCGGCAATTGCACGGCGCTTCGGCCTCGACGCCTCGCGGATCGTCTGCGGCGCCGGCTCGGACGAGATCATCTCGCTGCTCTGCCAGGCCTATCTGGCGCCAGGTGACGAGGCGCTCTACAGCGCGCACGGGTTCCTGATGTACCGCATCTCGACGCTGGCGGCGGGCGGCGTGCCGGTGACCGCGCCGGAAACCGACCTGCACGCGGACGTCGACGCCCTTCTGGCGAAAGTGACGGACCGCACGCGGATCGTCTTCCTTGCCAACCCGAACAATCCGACCGGCACCTACCTGCCGGCGGCCGAGGTGCGCCGCCTGCATGCCGGTCTCAGGCCGGACATCCTGCTCGTGCTCGATGCGGCCTATGCGGAGTTCGTGCGGCGGAACGATTACGAAGCCGGGATCGAGATGGTGGCGACCTCTGAAAACGTCGTCATGACGCGCACCTTCTCCAAGCTCTATGGGCTCGCCGGCCTGCGGGTCGGCTGGGCCTATTGCCCGGAGGGGGTGGCCGACGTCCTGAATCGCGTGCGCGGGCCGTTCAACGTCAACCTTCCAGCGCAGGCGGCCGCCGTTGCCGCGCTCGCCGACACGGGCTGGGCGGACAAGGTCGCGACCGAGACGATCCGCCTGCGGGGCCTTGCGGCGGAACGCCTCGCGGCGCTCGGCCTGACGGTCACGCCGTCGGAGGGGAACTTCCTCCTCGTCCATTTTCCGGTGACGGCAGGCCGCACGGCGCAGGACGCCGACGCGTTCCTGCAGCGCGAGGGCGTCATCGTGCGGCGCATGGAGGGCTACGGCCTGCCCGGCGCGCTGCGCATCTCCATCGGCACCGAGGAGGAGACCGCGGCCTGTCTCGACGCGGTTGCGCGCTTCGTGGAGGGCTGGGGTGGCTGA
- the phbB gene encoding acetoacetyl-CoA reductase: protein MARTALVTGGTRGIGAAISRGLKAAGFQVAANYAGNDEKAAAFKAETGIEVFKFDVGDHDACAAGIKAVEEALGPVDVLVNNAGITRDGWFHKMDAAQWSAVIRTNLDSMFFVTRPVIDGMRARGFGRIVNISSINGQKGQIGQVNYSAAKAGVIGFTKALALENARKGITVNCICPGYIDTDMVAAVPEKVLEGIIATIPAGRLGKAEEIASMVAYLASEDAAFVTGAVMTVNGGQYIANA, encoded by the coding sequence ATGGCACGGACGGCATTGGTGACGGGCGGCACGCGGGGCATCGGCGCGGCGATCTCGCGCGGGCTGAAGGCAGCGGGCTTCCAGGTGGCGGCGAACTACGCCGGCAACGACGAGAAGGCGGCCGCGTTCAAGGCGGAGACCGGGATCGAGGTCTTCAAGTTCGACGTGGGCGACCACGACGCCTGCGCCGCCGGCATCAAGGCGGTGGAGGAGGCGCTGGGCCCGGTCGACGTGCTCGTCAACAACGCCGGGATCACGCGCGACGGCTGGTTCCACAAGATGGACGCCGCGCAATGGTCGGCGGTGATCCGCACGAACCTCGATTCCATGTTCTTCGTGACGCGCCCGGTGATCGACGGCATGCGCGCGCGCGGCTTCGGGCGCATCGTCAACATCTCCTCGATCAACGGGCAGAAGGGCCAGATCGGGCAGGTGAACTATTCCGCGGCGAAGGCGGGCGTCATCGGCTTCACCAAGGCGCTTGCGCTGGAGAACGCGCGCAAGGGCATCACGGTCAACTGTATCTGCCCGGGCTACATCGACACCGACATGGTGGCGGCGGTTCCGGAAAAGGTGCTCGAGGGCATCATAGCGACGATCCCGGCCGGCCGTCTCGGCAAGGCGGAGGAAATCGCGTCCATGGTGGCCTATCTCGCCTCCGAGGATGCGGCCTTCGTCACGGGTGCCGTGATGACCGTGAATGGCGGCCAGTACATCGCCAACGCCTGA
- the gloB gene encoding hydroxyacylglutathione hydrolase has product MTMTANGEKTTGLQVELIPALSDNYIFLLHEPTSGVTAVVDPADAGAVEKRLKERGLALTHILNTHHHPDHVGGNRALKARHGCTIVGPRADRERIPGIDVEVGDGDTVALGHAEATVFDVPGHTRGHIAYWFREAKAAFVGDTLFAMGCGRLFEGTPAQMWASLQKLMAMPDDTAIYCAHEYTLSNAKFALSVEPDNAILRSRAAEVEAARARGVPTVPTTMGLEKATNPFLRPASPDLQKTLGLPGADLVAVFAETRARKDAF; this is encoded by the coding sequence ATGACCATGACCGCCAACGGCGAAAAGACAACGGGACTCCAGGTCGAACTGATCCCGGCCCTCAGTGACAATTACATCTTCCTGCTGCACGAGCCGACCTCGGGCGTGACCGCCGTCGTCGACCCTGCGGACGCTGGCGCGGTGGAGAAGCGGCTGAAGGAGCGCGGCCTCGCCCTCACGCATATCCTCAATACCCACCATCACCCCGATCACGTGGGCGGCAACCGGGCGCTCAAGGCGCGCCATGGCTGCACGATCGTCGGCCCGCGCGCCGACCGCGAGCGCATCCCGGGCATCGATGTCGAGGTCGGCGACGGGGACACGGTGGCGCTGGGCCATGCCGAGGCGACCGTCTTCGACGTGCCGGGCCACACGCGCGGACACATCGCCTACTGGTTCCGCGAGGCGAAGGCCGCCTTCGTCGGCGACACGCTGTTCGCCATGGGCTGCGGACGCCTGTTCGAGGGCACGCCCGCGCAGATGTGGGCCTCGCTGCAAAAGCTGATGGCGATGCCCGACGACACGGCGATCTATTGCGCGCACGAATACACGCTCTCGAACGCGAAGTTCGCGCTCTCGGTCGAACCGGACAATGCAATCCTCAGGAGCCGGGCGGCGGAGGTGGAGGCCGCGCGGGCCCGCGGCGTGCCGACGGTGCCCACGACGATGGGGCTGGAGAAGGCGACCAACCCCTTCCTGCGGCCAGCCAGCCCGGACCTGCAGAAGACGCTGGGGCTGCCAGGCGCGGACCTCGTCGCCGTGTTCGCCGAGACCCGCGCGCGCAAGGACGCCTTCTGA
- a CDS encoding acetyl-CoA C-acetyltransferase, with amino-acid sequence MSDIVIVSAARTPVGSFNGAFASVPAHDLGTVAIGAVLERAGVAAEEVNEVILGQVLTAGQGQNPARQAAINAGVPKEAAAWGINQVCGSGLRAVAIGMQQIACGDANVVIAGGQESMSLSTHCAYLRAGQKMGDLKLVDTMIKDGLWDAFNGYHMGSTAENVARQWQITREQQDTFAVASQNKAEAAQKAGRFQDEIAPVTVKGRKGDTVVDADEYIRHGATLDAMTKLRPAFEKDGTVTAANASGINDGAAAVLLMRADEAARRGLTPLARIASWATAGVDPAIMGTGPIPASRKALEKAGWSVDDLDLVEANEAFAAQACAVNKDMGWDPEKVNVNGGAIAIGHPIGASGCRVLVTLLHEMARRDAKKGLATLCIGGGMGVALTVERG; translated from the coding sequence ATGTCCGACATCGTCATCGTCAGCGCCGCGCGCACGCCGGTCGGCAGCTTCAACGGCGCGTTCGCGTCGGTGCCTGCCCACGACCTCGGCACCGTCGCCATCGGCGCGGTGCTGGAGCGTGCCGGCGTTGCCGCGGAAGAGGTGAACGAGGTCATCCTCGGGCAGGTGCTGACCGCGGGCCAGGGCCAGAACCCGGCACGCCAGGCCGCGATCAATGCTGGCGTGCCGAAGGAGGCGGCGGCATGGGGCATCAACCAGGTGTGCGGCTCCGGCCTCCGCGCGGTTGCCATCGGCATGCAGCAGATCGCCTGCGGCGACGCAAATGTGGTGATCGCGGGCGGCCAGGAGAGCATGTCGCTGTCGACGCACTGCGCCTATCTGCGTGCCGGTCAGAAGATGGGCGACCTGAAACTGGTCGACACCATGATCAAGGACGGCCTGTGGGACGCCTTCAACGGCTACCACATGGGCTCGACCGCGGAGAATGTCGCCCGCCAGTGGCAGATCACGCGCGAACAGCAGGACACGTTCGCGGTCGCCTCGCAGAACAAGGCCGAAGCCGCTCAGAAGGCAGGCAGGTTCCAGGACGAGATCGCGCCGGTGACGGTCAAGGGCCGCAAGGGCGACACGGTCGTGGACGCCGACGAATACATCCGCCACGGGGCGACGCTCGACGCAATGACCAAGCTGCGCCCGGCGTTCGAGAAGGACGGAACGGTGACGGCGGCCAACGCCTCGGGCATCAACGACGGGGCCGCTGCGGTTCTGCTGATGCGCGCCGACGAGGCGGCGCGGCGCGGGCTCACGCCGCTTGCGCGCATCGCGTCGTGGGCAACCGCCGGCGTCGACCCGGCGATCATGGGCACCGGCCCGATCCCGGCGTCGCGCAAGGCGCTGGAAAAGGCCGGCTGGTCGGTCGACGACCTCGACCTGGTCGAGGCGAACGAGGCCTTCGCCGCCCAGGCCTGCGCGGTCAACAAGGACATGGGCTGGGATCCGGAGAAGGTGAACGTCAACGGCGGCGCCATCGCCATCGGCCACCCGATCGGCGCCTCCGGCTGCCGCGTGCTGGTCACGCTGCTGCACGAGATGGCGCGCCGCGACGCGAAGAAGGGCCTCGCCACGCTGTGCATCGGCGGCGGCATGGGGGTCGCGCTGACGGTGGAGCGCGGCTGA
- the yddG gene encoding aromatic amino acid exporter YddG, producing the protein MSKGRATAVGFTAVLMWALLALFTAASGQVPPFQLAAMTFLVGGTIGLARMATRAEARAALRQPPVVWALGIGGLFGYHALYFTALRNAPPVEAGLIAYLWPLLIVVCSALLPGERLRVHHVAGALLGLGGAALIVTKGQSLSLDPAYATGYLAALGCAGTWTAYSLLSRRFSAVPTDTVTGFCLATSVLAAAAHLLVEETVWPDGTGEWLAVLALGLAPVGLAFYAWDFGCKHGDIQVLGASAYAAPLLSTLVLILAGYAGATWPVAGAALLISGGAALAAKDLIAGRAQPPG; encoded by the coding sequence ATGAGCAAGGGACGCGCGACGGCGGTGGGCTTCACCGCCGTCCTCATGTGGGCGCTACTCGCGCTGTTCACCGCGGCGAGCGGGCAGGTTCCGCCCTTCCAGCTTGCCGCGATGACCTTCCTCGTCGGAGGCACGATCGGCCTTGCCCGCATGGCCACGCGCGCCGAGGCGCGGGCGGCGCTGCGCCAGCCGCCCGTCGTCTGGGCGCTCGGGATCGGCGGGCTCTTCGGCTATCACGCGCTCTATTTCACTGCGCTGAGGAACGCCCCACCGGTGGAGGCGGGGTTGATCGCCTATCTCTGGCCGCTGCTGATCGTCGTCTGCTCGGCCCTGCTGCCGGGGGAGCGGCTGCGCGTCCATCACGTGGCGGGTGCACTCCTGGGGCTCGGCGGGGCGGCGCTGATCGTGACGAAGGGGCAAAGCCTGTCGCTCGATCCTGCGTATGCGACGGGTTACCTCGCTGCGCTGGGCTGCGCGGGGACATGGACCGCCTATTCGCTGCTGTCGCGCCGGTTCTCGGCAGTGCCGACGGACACGGTCACGGGTTTCTGCCTTGCGACGTCCGTTCTGGCGGCGGCCGCGCATCTTCTGGTCGAGGAGACGGTCTGGCCGGACGGCACCGGCGAATGGCTCGCGGTCCTCGCGCTCGGCCTGGCGCCGGTGGGCCTTGCCTTCTATGCGTGGGATTTCGGCTGCAAGCACGGCGACATACAGGTGCTGGGGGCGAGCGCCTATGCCGCGCCGCTGCTCTCGACGCTGGTGCTGATCCTCGCCGGATATGCCGGGGCGACGTGGCCTGTCGCAGGGGCTGCGCTGCTGATCAGCGGCGGCGCGGCGCTCGCGGCGAAGGACCTGATCGCGGGCCGTGCTCAGCCGCCCGGCTGA
- the pheA gene encoding chorismate mutase codes for MAETSAALERARHEIDRIDDALHSLLMERVELVSEIARAKTSGGAAPARVALRPAREAQVLRRLLARHAGVLPFDVVARIWREMMAAFTRLQGPFSVAVAGGSEPMAYWDLARFYYGAATPMSLATSALAAVQLVGQGGGMIAIVPVSGDDAGPPWWVHLGEGPDQPRVLVRLPLVRGTDVTRDHPSAYTVAIAPLEPSGDDLTLVAVATAGDVTRARVVATFEGAGFAARTLELAEEPGSDERIHLVELDGFFASGQDPRFGVLKPRPRGLIRDIRVVGAFARGIEPVENEAAAATGAALGDDKR; via the coding sequence ATGGCGGAAACATCTGCGGCGCTGGAGCGTGCGCGGCACGAAATCGACCGGATCGACGACGCGCTTCATTCCCTGCTGATGGAGCGGGTGGAGCTTGTGTCCGAGATTGCTCGCGCGAAAACTTCGGGCGGGGCTGCGCCGGCCCGCGTGGCCCTGCGCCCGGCGCGGGAAGCGCAGGTGCTGCGCCGCCTGCTGGCGCGGCATGCAGGCGTGCTGCCTTTCGACGTGGTGGCGCGCATCTGGCGGGAGATGATGGCGGCCTTCACCCGCCTTCAGGGTCCGTTCTCCGTCGCCGTTGCGGGCGGCAGCGAGCCGATGGCCTATTGGGATCTCGCGCGGTTCTACTATGGCGCGGCGACGCCGATGTCGCTCGCCACGTCCGCGCTGGCCGCGGTTCAGCTGGTCGGCCAGGGCGGCGGCATGATCGCGATCGTCCCGGTGAGCGGCGACGACGCCGGTCCCCCCTGGTGGGTGCATCTGGGGGAAGGGCCGGATCAGCCGCGCGTGCTCGTCCGCCTGCCGCTGGTGCGCGGCACCGACGTTACGCGCGATCATCCGTCCGCCTACACGGTTGCCATCGCGCCACTGGAGCCGAGCGGCGACGACCTGACGCTCGTGGCCGTGGCGACGGCGGGCGACGTGACGCGCGCGCGCGTCGTCGCGACCTTCGAGGGGGCGGGGTTCGCCGCCCGCACGCTGGAACTGGCGGAGGAACCGGGCAGCGACGAGCGCATCCATCTGGTCGAGCTGGACGGCTTCTTCGCCAGCGGGCAGGACCCGCGGTTTGGCGTTCTGAAGCCGCGGCCGCGCGGGCTGATCCGCGACATTCGGGTGGTCGGGGCCTTCGCGCGCGGGATCGAGCCGGTGGAGAACGAGGCGGCGGCCGCGACGGGCGCAGCTCTAGGGGACGACAAGCGATGA
- the metX gene encoding homoserine O-acetyltransferase MetX, which produces MERSSDKVTFSVETPLKLSSGIDLAPVTMAYETYGTLNAERTNAVLVCHALTGDQYAASRHPITGKPGWWETIIGPGKPLDTDRYFIICPNVIGGCMGTTGPRETDPATGKPWGIRFPVITIADMVRGQAMLLDHLGIPDLFCAIGGSMGGMQVLQWASDYGDRVFAAAPIATAARHSAQNIAFHEVGRQAIMADPDWHGGEYLAHGTSPQKGLAVARMTAHITYLSEVALHRKFGRNLQDREALSFGFDADFQVESYLRHQGITFVDRFDANSYLYITRAMDYFDLAADHGGVLADAFKGTETRFCVISFTSDWLFPTVESRRIVQALNAVAADVSFVEIETDRGHDAFLLDEPEMFRTLRGFLQSAAEARGL; this is translated from the coding sequence ATGGAACGGTCGTCCGACAAGGTCACCTTTTCCGTGGAAACGCCGTTGAAGCTGTCGTCGGGAATTGACCTGGCGCCGGTGACGATGGCGTACGAGACCTATGGCACGCTCAACGCGGAGCGCACGAACGCGGTGCTGGTCTGCCATGCGCTGACCGGGGACCAATATGCCGCGAGCCGGCATCCGATCACCGGCAAGCCCGGCTGGTGGGAGACGATCATCGGCCCGGGCAAGCCGCTCGACACCGACCGCTATTTCATCATCTGCCCGAACGTGATCGGCGGCTGCATGGGCACGACCGGCCCGCGCGAGACCGATCCCGCGACCGGCAAGCCGTGGGGCATCCGCTTTCCGGTCATCACCATCGCCGACATGGTGCGCGGCCAGGCCATGCTGCTCGACCACCTCGGCATCCCCGATCTCTTCTGCGCGATCGGCGGCTCCATGGGCGGCATGCAGGTGCTGCAATGGGCGTCGGATTACGGGGACCGGGTGTTCGCTGCCGCTCCCATCGCGACCGCCGCCCGGCACTCGGCCCAGAACATCGCCTTCCACGAGGTCGGGCGCCAGGCGATCATGGCGGACCCGGACTGGCACGGGGGCGAGTATCTCGCACACGGGACCTCGCCGCAGAAGGGCCTCGCGGTCGCGCGCATGACCGCGCACATCACCTACCTGTCCGAGGTGGCGCTGCACCGGAAGTTCGGCCGCAACCTGCAGGACCGGGAGGCGCTGTCGTTCGGCTTCGACGCGGACTTCCAGGTGGAAAGCTACCTGCGCCACCAGGGCATCACCTTCGTCGACCGGTTCGACGCCAACTCCTATCTCTACATCACGCGGGCAATGGATTATTTCGACCTCGCGGCGGATCACGGCGGCGTGCTGGCCGACGCCTTCAAGGGGACCGAGACGCGCTTCTGCGTGATCTCCTTCACCTCCGACTGGCTGTTCCCGACGGTCGAGAGCCGGCGCATCGTGCAGGCACTGAACGCGGTCGCCGCCGACGTCAGCTTCGTGGAGATCGAGACCGACCGCGGGCACGACGCCTTCCTGCTCGACGAGCCGGAGATGTTCCGGACCCTGCGCGGTTTCCTTCAGTCGGCGGCGGAGGCGCGGGGCCTGTGA